GGAACCCGCCTGTTGTGGGACCTTACCGCTTCTTGATCCGGTCCTCAGGCCGTGCAACGAGTCGATCGCCCTTCACGCGCACGCGCACGCGCACGCCGCGGTCAAGCGTAAAAACAAACCAGTTACTCGCTTTCGAGACGCTTTTCTCCTCTTGCTGCGCAGTCTCAATGACGAGCATGTTGCGCGTCTCATTGACCACCGTTCCGCGCAAACCGACAAGTGTGCCATTCGTGCTCTCGTCCACCGCGATCTGCAATCCAATGAGCTCATGTTGCAGGAGATTACCGGGCCTGAGCTTCATCTATCTCGCTCTACGTACCGCACTCAATCCTCGCCCTCGAGGAAAAACCCCATCTCACGGAGTGCGTCCTTGGTCCCCTTCCTCTGATCGCCCTGCAACTCGATAACGCCTTCTTTCACCGTGCCGCCGCAGGCGAACTTCGATTTGAGCTCTTTCGAGAGTCCCTTCAGATCAACCTCCTTCCCATCGATCCCGTCGATTACCGT
This sequence is a window from Methanomicrobia archaeon. Protein-coding genes within it:
- a CDS encoding ribonuclease P protein subunit; translation: MKLRPGNLLQHELIGLQIAVDESTNGTLVGLRGTVVNETRNMLVIETAQQEEKSVSKASNWFVFTLDRGVRVRVRVKGDRLVARPEDRIKKR
- a CDS encoding translation initiation factor, which encodes MEICEKCGLPLDLCICKEIAKEQQIVRVYTIRKKFGKVNTVIDGIDGKEVDLKGLSKELKSKFACGGTVKEGVIELQGDQRKGTKDALREMGFFLEGED